Proteins found in one Campylobacter concisus genomic segment:
- the tsaD gene encoding tRNA (adenosine(37)-N6)-threonylcarbamoyltransferase complex transferase subunit TsaD: MILGIESSCDDSSVALIDERTLEKIYYKKISQEEEHAIFGGVVPELAARLHTKALPALLEDILPNFKDIKAIAVTNEPGLSVSLIGGVSMAKALSVALNIPLIAVNHLVGHIYSLFLDREATFPLGVLLVSGGHTMILEVSENGEITELASTGDDSFGESFDKVAKMLDLGYPGGAVVQQNALLCKDKERFHFTIPLLHDKRLEYSFSGLKNQVRVEISKLESITQKDIADICYTFENTACEHILNKLEKVFCLRNFKRFGVVGGASANLNLRKRLEMLCQKNECELLLAPLEFCSDNALMIARAGREKYLKGEFVNHSELNINPRVSFKKLELN, translated from the coding sequence ATGATACTTGGCATCGAAAGTAGCTGTGACGATAGCTCGGTCGCACTAATAGATGAACGCACTTTAGAGAAAATTTATTATAAAAAAATTTCTCAAGAGGAGGAGCACGCTATCTTTGGTGGCGTGGTTCCTGAGCTTGCAGCTAGACTTCACACAAAGGCACTACCAGCACTTTTAGAGGATATCTTGCCAAATTTTAAAGATATAAAAGCAATCGCTGTGACAAATGAGCCAGGTCTTAGTGTGAGCCTAATAGGTGGCGTCAGCATGGCAAAAGCGCTAAGCGTAGCTCTAAATATCCCGCTAATTGCCGTAAATCATTTAGTTGGCCACATTTACTCACTATTTTTAGATCGCGAAGCCACCTTTCCACTTGGCGTCCTGCTAGTTAGTGGCGGGCATACGATGATCTTAGAAGTAAGCGAAAATGGTGAAATCACTGAGCTTGCAAGTACTGGCGATGATAGCTTTGGTGAGAGCTTTGACAAGGTTGCTAAAATGCTTGATCTTGGCTATCCAGGCGGTGCCGTAGTTCAGCAAAATGCCCTACTTTGCAAAGACAAAGAGAGGTTTCATTTTACCATTCCACTTCTTCATGACAAACGCCTTGAATATAGTTTTTCAGGGCTTAAAAACCAAGTCAGAGTTGAAATTTCTAAGCTAGAAAGTATCACACAAAAGGATATCGCTGACATCTGCTACACATTTGAAAATACTGCCTGTGAGCACATTTTAAACAAGCTTGAAAAGGTCTTTTGTTTAAGAAATTTTAAGCGTTTTGGCGTAGTTGGCGGCGCAAGTGCAAATCTAAATTTACGAAAAAGACTTGAGATGCTTTGCCAAAAAAATGAGTGCGAGCTTTTGCTAGCTCCACTTGAGTTTTGCTCTGATAACGCCTTAATGATAGCAAGAGCTGGGCGTGAGAAGTACCTAAAAGGCGAGTTTGTAAACCATAGCGAGCTAAATATAAATCCAAGAGTTAGCTTTAAAAAGCTTGAGTTAAATTAA
- a CDS encoding M99 family carboxypeptidase catalytic domain-containing protein: MRKFLLFLLTFATASLANTLDYALIKKGEPSENTMLLIGGIQGDEPGGFLAASIVATDYNITKGSLWVVPNLNFPSIIERSRGTKGDMNRKFAHVDKNDPDYNSVMKIKDVITDKNVTLILNLHDGSGYYRDKFINKDENPDKWGNTCIIDQSTLPGSKYPELESIASSVKDVLNKHLIDQKHQYHIKNTHTAMGDKEMLKSLTYYAITQNKSAFANEASKNLNAEQRTYYHLIAIEEYMKKAGISFTRPFNLDVKSVKRAIEKEIRLELENSYAISLKNLKPLINFVPLKKGELNYSSPNPLIAVIKENGSFKVQYGNRFVTRLKPQYFEFAKPLDEISLISDGSELALKSGDKFSVKKSFKVKALKNVRVNVIGYGTKSIDESEQEVTKNSLNKSYSIDKDSKIYRVEFYKNEDGKEKFAGMILAEFK, from the coding sequence ATGCGTAAATTTTTACTTTTTTTACTAACCTTTGCCACTGCTAGTTTAGCCAATACTTTAGACTATGCGCTCATCAAAAAAGGTGAGCCAAGCGAGAACACGATGTTGTTAATCGGCGGTATTCAAGGCGATGAGCCGGGTGGATTTTTGGCAGCCTCTATCGTGGCCACCGACTATAACATCACAAAAGGTTCGCTTTGGGTCGTGCCAAATTTAAATTTCCCAAGCATAATCGAGCGAAGTCGTGGCACAAAAGGCGATATGAATAGAAAATTTGCCCATGTCGATAAAAACGATCCTGATTACAACTCAGTGATGAAGATAAAAGACGTCATAACCGACAAAAACGTTACGCTCATCTTAAATTTGCACGATGGAAGTGGCTATTACAGAGATAAATTTATAAACAAAGACGAAAATCCAGATAAATGGGGCAATACTTGCATCATAGATCAAAGTACGCTTCCTGGCTCAAAATATCCAGAGCTTGAAAGTATCGCTTCAAGCGTAAAAGATGTGCTAAACAAGCATCTAATAGATCAAAAACACCAGTATCACATCAAAAATACACACACCGCAATGGGTGACAAAGAGATGCTAAAAAGCCTAACTTACTATGCTATCACGCAAAATAAATCAGCCTTTGCAAACGAAGCTAGTAAAAATTTAAATGCCGAGCAAAGGACTTATTACCATCTAATCGCCATTGAAGAATACATGAAAAAAGCTGGCATTAGCTTTACTAGGCCATTTAATCTTGATGTTAAAAGCGTAAAAAGAGCGATCGAAAAAGAGATTAGACTTGAGCTTGAAAATTCATATGCGATAAGCCTTAAAAATCTAAAGCCTTTAATAAATTTTGTCCCACTTAAAAAAGGCGAGTTAAATTACAGCTCACCAAATCCGCTAATAGCCGTCATAAAAGAAAATGGTAGCTTCAAAGTGCAATACGGCAACCGCTTTGTTACTAGATTAAAACCACAATATTTTGAATTTGCGAAGCCGCTTGATGAAATTTCACTAATAAGCGACGGTAGCGAGCTTGCATTAAAAAGTGGCGATAAATTTAGCGTGAAAAAGAGCTTTAAAGTAAAAGCACTCAAAAACGTGCGCGTAAATGTCATAGGATACGGCACAAAAAGTATAGATGAGAGCGAGCAAGAAGTGACTAAAAATAGCCTAAATAAAAGCTACAGCATCGATAAAGACAGCAAAATTTACCGAGTCGAGTTTTATAAAAACGAAGATGGCAAAGAGAAATTTGCTGGCATGATCTTAGCGGAGTTTAAATGA